The DNA region AAGACCATCATTTCCCGTCCCGACAGACGATCCACCATATCGGCTTCACTGGCGTTCCCCAAACTGGAACGTACGGTATGCAAGGCTTGATTCGGAAAGTAACTGTAGCCTGACAATACTGCCTTTATTGCACTGAGCAATTCAGTGAGATCCTGTTGTTTACAGACATACCCTGCAGCACCCGATTGCATGCAACGCATAGAGAAATGCCCGGGTGCCTGGGAAGTTAGTATCAGTACTTTCATGGGCATTGCTGTCGATGTCAGACGCGCAATGACTTCCAGCCCATCAAGTTTTGGTATTCCAATATCAAGGATGACAATATCCGGCATATGCTCACGGGCAAGTTGCAACGCATCCACGCCATTATCTGTCTCTGCAATAACTTCGTAGCCGTGACGCTCCATTAGCATACGTACCGCAAGACGAATGACGGGGTGATCATCCACGATCAGCACTTTATTCATGGGCAAGTCCAATTTTCGCTGTTCGAATTTTTAGAGCCCGCACGATAGCCTAGTCGTTTCACCCATGGCATGCCGCCCCCCTCGGCCACCCACACCTAGAGACATTCCCTACAAACAACACGGATTATTCTTACAAAAATTCTGCAAATACAATGCTTCAGAAAATTTATCAGTCTTACGACATTCTATTTATTAAAATTTTTTTGTATCAATTTACAACCCAAAGAACAGAACAACAATACTGAGCACCGGCAATCTCACAGTCGATGCCTAATGAGCTATCCTGAAAAGTAACTGATATTTTCGGACCCGGAATTCTTACAAAAAACAACGCGCGCCCAACATCAATTTATTCTTACAGAAAAACCAGCAAACGTTTTATTGCAAGAAAGACAGATATACCCGAAGCACTAACAATGCAGTTAACATGACAAAGAATCACTAACCATAGCCCACAACCCACCGAGAAAATATAAACCTAAATGAGTAGAAAACATGAACAAACTCAAACAAAGAATCTCCAACCCCATGACACTTATTGCGATATTCGCAACTCTGTCTGAAACATCAGCAGCCGTCTCTCTGCCCTTTCTCGGAGAGGATGAAAAAGAGATATACGTTTGGTTCCTGATCAGCTTTCCTTTTTATTTGCTCTTTCTTTTCTTTGCCACTTTAAACTTCAACTATCGGTCGCTTTATGCACCCTCCGATTTTGAAAAGAGCAAGCATTTCATAAAAGCCATGGACAACACCGAGCCTTCGGAAAAGAACGACACCCGGTTGACGCCCGAAAGTTCTGCACCGAGTACGTCGCCGATGGATCGCAGATCCACTCATCCGCCTTGTAATGCGCAGGATCCACCCGAAACCGATTTGCAGACAATCCTCCCCGCTGAGCACTACATCCGACTGCCCGAGCGCCTCAAGGACCTGTACATCGTTGATGCACGCGGTATGAGCCAAAAGATCGAACTGGGTGCCTCGCTGGAGAAAATTCAGAAAGAACAGGGAAAACCTGCGCATGTAATCGTCTTCATCACCTGTGCCGAATCGGAGAGATTGCTGAAGGAAAGCGCACTCAAACACTCAAAAAACGCAAAGAAACACAGCGGTGTACCGTTCTGTGTTGCTTACAATTTGAATTCAAATGGCGTTACGGTCATTGATCAAACGTACCCACTGGCCACCAGTGGCGTTTGAAGCCCGGTCTAAAAAAAAGCAGGAAGGAAGGTGTTAAAAACACAGGAAGGATGCCGCGATGCAAAGTCAGGTAGATCATCCCCTTTTCAGAACGATGGCCTTGTCTATGACAAGGCCATCCTTCCATTACGGTCGCTGCACTACAGTCTCAAGGTCTCAGAAAAGCTTCCGGCCTTTGTTCGCCGCAATACGCATGCGCAAGGCGTTGAGCTTGATGAAGCCCGCCGCGTCGGCCTGGTTGTAGGCGCCGCCATCTTCTTCGAAGGTCGCGATGTTGGCATCGAACAACGATTCGTCGGACTTGCGACCGGTGACGATCACGTTGCCCTTGTACAGCTTCAGGCGCACAACGCCGTTCACGTGGGCCTGGGATGCATCGATCATCTGTTGCAACATCAGACGCTCAGGGCTCCACCAGTAACCGGTGTAGATCAGGCTGGCGTATTTAGGCATCAGCTCGTCTTTGAGGTGAGCCACTTCGCGGTCCAGGGTGATCGATTCGATCGCACGGTGGGCGCGCAGCATGATGGTGCCGCCTGGGGTTTCGTAGCAGCCACGGGATTTCATGCCCACGTAACGGTTCTCGACGATGTCGAGACGGCCGATACCGTGTTCGCCGCCGATACGGTTCAGGGTCGCCAGCACGGTAGCCGGGGTCATTTCGACGCCGTCCAGTGCGACGATGTCGCCATTGCGGTAGGTCAGTTCCAGGTATTGCGCTTTATCTGGAGCCTTCTCCGGGGAGACGGTCCATTTCCACATGTCTTCTTCGTGCTCGGTCCAGGTGTCTTCCAGCACGCCGCCTTCATAGGAGATGTGCAGCAGGTTGGCATCCATCGAGTACGGGGATTTTTTCTTGCCGTGACGCTCGATCGGGATGTTGTGCTTTTCAGCATAATCCATCAGCTTTTCACGGGAGAGCAGGTCCCATTCGCGCCACGGAGCAATCACTTTCACGCCTGGCTTCAAGGCGTAGGCGCCCAGTTCGAAACGAACCTGGTCGTTGCCCTTGCCGGTAGCGCCGTGGGAAATGGCGTCAGCACCGGTTTCGTTGGCGATTTCGATCAGGCGTTTGGCGATCAACGGACGAGCGATGGAAGTACCCAACAGGTACTCGCCTTCGTAAACGGTGTTGGCGCGGAACATCGGGAAAACGAAATCGCGCACGAATTCTTCGCGCAAGTCGTCGATGTAGATCTCTTTCACGCCCATGGCCTGTGCCTTGGCGCGTGCAGGTTCGACCTCTTCGCCCTGACCCAGGTCAGCGGTGAAGGTCACGACTTCACAGTTATAAGTATCCTGCAGCCACTTGAGGATCACCGAAGTGTCCAGGCCGCCGGAATACGCCAGAACGACCTTGTTTACGTCCGCCATGCCATCACTCCACGGGGTTCTACGGAAAGCCGTCAAGTCTACCGCTCATGCAGGATAATTTACAGAGGCGCGACAGCTTATGACGACGAAGCGACAGATTATGTCGAGTGAGCGACGATTACAGCGGGTTCAGGAGGTCGACGCGGCGCTCGCCGATGCAGTGGCCTGAGGGGCCGGCGTTTCAGTGGGCGCAACGCGCGCGAGGTGCACATTGACCCGACGGTTCTTCGCCCGGTTGGCGGAATTGGTATTGGGCGCCAATGGATAACGCTCGCCGTGAAAGCGCACGGTGATCTGCGATTCCTGAATGCCGTTGGCCTTGAAGAACTCCATGACTGCCAGGGCCCGACGCCGCGACAGGTCACGGTTGGTCAGGCGGTTGCCGCTGTTGTCGGAGTGGCCATCGAGTTCGATGTGGTTGACCGTCGGGTCGGCCTTCATGAACGCCAGCATCACTTGCAATTGAGCCTTGGCTTGCGCGTCGAGATCGATGCCTTCGCCGGGGAAGCCGATCTGCGATTGTTTAACCTGCTCGAAATTCTTCGGCAGCAGTTTTGCCACACAGCTCTGGTAGTCGTTGAAGGCCTTGCTGAACTTGACCGGCAGCAGGCGCACTTCCGACACCCGGCCATCGCCCGAGTAATGTCGAACGACCGGACTGCGGCCATCCATCAGGCCACTGATCAAGCGGCCGGCCTGAACTTGCGAACTGTTGAACAGCACGTTGCCGCTGCCGATCCGCACAGAACCGAGGTTGATGTCGCCACGCCCCGGCTGCCAGGGTGCAGCCGCCGCCAGCAAGGTAGCCGAACCGCCGCCGATCATCGCGTTGTAGGACTTCAGACGAAACGTCGCTTGCTCGCCAGCGCGGTGCACGAACTCACCCGAACCAAAATCGGTGATCGGTTGACTCAGGCGGCACTCGAACTTGTCTCCTTCGACCGTCCACTCGATGCTCTCCAGACGGGTCTGGAAAGTGAGCGCCATCGCTGGAAGGCTGGCAAACACGCTGAGCAAGGCTAAATAACGCTGGCGCACGGGAGGCTCCACTGGCTTCTACAACAAAAAGACCGACACACAGATGTTTACGGCATACCTGTTGGATATCGGAAGCTTCCAGCAAAACTTGATAGCGAGTGCCTGGAAGAGTCTTTTCCGGTAGCATTCCCCTCAGTTTGACCCGCCTGGAATCCCCTCATGTCCGACCGCCTGACCCTGCTGCGTCCCGACGACTGGCATATTCATCTTCGCGATGGTGCTGTGTTGCCCAATACAGTCGCGGATGTCGCGCGCACCTTTGGTCGCGCCATCATCATGCCCAACCTGGTACCTCCGGTGCGTAACACCGCTGAAGCCGACGGCTATCGCCAGCGGATTCTCGCTGCACGCCCGGCTGGCAGCCGCTTCGAACCGTTGATGGTGCTGTACCTGACCGACCGCACCCAGCCCGAAGAAATTCGCGAGGCCAAGGCCAGCGGCTTCATTCACGCCGCCAAGCTGTATCCGGCCGGCGCGACCACCAACTCGGACTCCGGTGTCACCAGCATCGACAAGATTTTCCCTGCACTTGAGGCCATGGCCGAAGTCGGGATGCCCTTGTTGGTTCACGGTGAAGTCACCCGTGGCGATGTCGACGTGTTCGATCGCGAAAAATTCTTTATCGATGAGCACATGCGTCGTGTGGTCGAGCGCTTCCCGAGCCTCAAAGTGGTGTTCGAACACATCACCACGGCTGACGCCGTGCAGTTCGTCAACGAGGCTTCGGCCAATGTTGGCGCGACCATCACCGCGCATCACCTGCTGTACAACCGCAACCACATGCTGGTGGGCGGGATTCGGCCGCACTTCTATTGCCTGCCGATCCTCAAGCGCAACACCCATCAGGAAGCCCTGCTCGACGCCGCCACCAGCGGCAGCGACAAGTTCTTCCTCGGCACCGACTCGGCGCCCCATGCCCAGCACGCCAAAGAAGCCGCTTGCGGCTGTGCCGGTTGCTACACCGCTTATGCCGCGATCGAGATGTATGCCGAAGCCTTCGAACAGCGCAACGCGCTGGACAAACTCGAAGCCTTTGCCAGCCTGAACGGCCCGCGTTTCTACGGCCTGCCGGTGAACACCGATCGCATCACCCTGGTCCGCGATGAGTGGACCGCCCCAACCAGCCTGCCATTTGGCGAGCTGACCGTAATCCCGCTGCGCGCCGGTGAAAAACTGCGCTGGCGCCTGCTGGAGGAACACGCGTGAGTGAAGACCATTTCGATGACGAACAGGACGGTCAAGGCGGCGGAGGTGGTTCGCGCCACCCGATGGCTGAGCGCTTCCGTGGATACCTGCCAGTCGTTGTCGACGTTGAAACCGGTGGTTTCAACTCTGCCACTGACGCCTTGCTGGAAATTGCCGCAACCACCATTGGCATGGACGAAAAAGGGTTTGTGTACCCCGACCACACCTACTTCTTTCGCGTAGAGCCTTTTGAAGGCGCGAACATCGAAGCGGCCGCTCTGGAATTTACCGGGATCAAACTCGATCACCCGCTGCGCATGGCAGTGAGTGAAGAAGCAGCGCTGACCGACATCTTCCGCGGCATCCGCAAGGCACTGAAAGCCAATGGCTGCAAACGGGCGATTCTGGTCGGGCACAACAGCAGCTTCGATCTGGGTTTCCTCAACGCCGCTGTCGCGCGCCTGGACATGAAGCGTAACCCGTTTCATCCGTTCT from Pseudomonas sp. ACM7 includes:
- a CDS encoding response regulator transcription factor; its protein translation is MNKVLIVDDHPVIRLAVRMLMERHGYEVIAETDNGVDALQLAREHMPDIVILDIGIPKLDGLEVIARLTSTAMPMKVLILTSQAPGHFSMRCMQSGAAGYVCKQQDLTELLSAIKAVLSGYSYFPNQALHTVRSSLGNASEADMVDRLSGREMMVLQQLARGKTNKEIADGMFLSNKTVSTYKTRLLLKLNARSLVDLIELAQRNGLV
- a CDS encoding argininosuccinate synthase, with protein sequence MADVNKVVLAYSGGLDTSVILKWLQDTYNCEVVTFTADLGQGEEVEPARAKAQAMGVKEIYIDDLREEFVRDFVFPMFRANTVYEGEYLLGTSIARPLIAKRLIEIANETGADAISHGATGKGNDQVRFELGAYALKPGVKVIAPWREWDLLSREKLMDYAEKHNIPIERHGKKKSPYSMDANLLHISYEGGVLEDTWTEHEEDMWKWTVSPEKAPDKAQYLELTYRNGDIVALDGVEMTPATVLATLNRIGGEHGIGRLDIVENRYVGMKSRGCYETPGGTIMLRAHRAIESITLDREVAHLKDELMPKYASLIYTGYWWSPERLMLQQMIDASQAHVNGVVRLKLYKGNVIVTGRKSDESLFDANIATFEEDGGAYNQADAAGFIKLNALRMRIAANKGRKLF
- a CDS encoding OmpA family protein codes for the protein MRQRYLALLSVFASLPAMALTFQTRLESIEWTVEGDKFECRLSQPITDFGSGEFVHRAGEQATFRLKSYNAMIGGGSATLLAAAAPWQPGRGDINLGSVRIGSGNVLFNSSQVQAGRLISGLMDGRSPVVRHYSGDGRVSEVRLLPVKFSKAFNDYQSCVAKLLPKNFEQVKQSQIGFPGEGIDLDAQAKAQLQVMLAFMKADPTVNHIELDGHSDNSGNRLTNRDLSRRRALAVMEFFKANGIQESQITVRFHGERYPLAPNTNSANRAKNRRVNVHLARVAPTETPAPQATASASAASTS
- the pyrC gene encoding dihydroorotase, which gives rise to MSDRLTLLRPDDWHIHLRDGAVLPNTVADVARTFGRAIIMPNLVPPVRNTAEADGYRQRILAARPAGSRFEPLMVLYLTDRTQPEEIREAKASGFIHAAKLYPAGATTNSDSGVTSIDKIFPALEAMAEVGMPLLVHGEVTRGDVDVFDREKFFIDEHMRRVVERFPSLKVVFEHITTADAVQFVNEASANVGATITAHHLLYNRNHMLVGGIRPHFYCLPILKRNTHQEALLDAATSGSDKFFLGTDSAPHAQHAKEAACGCAGCYTAYAAIEMYAEAFEQRNALDKLEAFASLNGPRFYGLPVNTDRITLVRDEWTAPTSLPFGELTVIPLRAGEKLRWRLLEEHA
- the rnt gene encoding ribonuclease T encodes the protein MSEDHFDDEQDGQGGGGGSRHPMAERFRGYLPVVVDVETGGFNSATDALLEIAATTIGMDEKGFVYPDHTYFFRVEPFEGANIEAAALEFTGIKLDHPLRMAVSEEAALTDIFRGIRKALKANGCKRAILVGHNSSFDLGFLNAAVARLDMKRNPFHPFSSFDTATLAGLAYGQTVLAKACSAADIDFDGREAHSARYDTEKTAELFCGIVNRWKQMGGWEDFND